The genomic window GCCGTGATGGGCGGGACCGAGCTGAACCAGTGCGACCTGACCGAGACCACCGACCTGGACGAGTACCTGCGCCGGATCGCCGCCTACGCCGCGGCGCACCCGGACGCCCAGTGGATCGTCGGCGGTGGCTGGTCGCTGGAGAGTTTCCCGGGTGGGGTGCCGGGGCGTGAGCTGCTGGACCGGGTGGTGCCGGACCGGCCGGTCTACCTGATCAACCGGGACCACCACGGCGCCTGGGTGAACAGCCGGGCCCTGGAGCTGGCCGGGATCACCGCGGACACCCCGGACCCGGAGCACGGGCGCATCGACCGGGCCGCCGACGGCTCCCCGGCCGGTGGGCTGCAGGAGGGCGCGATGGAACTGGTCGAGCACCTGCTGCCGGAGGTGACCACGGCCGACCGGGTGGCCGGGCTGCGCCGCGCACAGGAACTGCTGCACTCGCTCGGTGTCACCGCCTGGCAGGACGCGATGGTGTGCGCCACCAACGGGTACCCGGACGTGGCCGACGCCTACCTGGCCGCCGCGGAACAGGGCTGGCTGACCGCGACCGTGGTCGGCGCGCTCTGGTGGGACCGGGAGCGGGGTGCCGAGCAGATCCCGGACCTGCTGGCGAACCGGGAGCGGTTCACGGTGGGCCGGCTGCGCTGCGACAGCGTGAAGCTGATGCTGGACGGGGTGGCGGAGAACTTCACGGCCGCGATGACCGAACCGTACAAGGACGCGTGTGGCTGTGTGACCGCCAACCGGGGGCTGTCGTTCATCGACCCGGCGGCACTTGGCGGGTACGTGACGGCGCTGGACGCGCACGGTTTCCAGGTGCACTTCCACGCCCTCGGTGACCGGGCGGTCCGTGACGGGCTGGACGCGGTGGCGGCGGCGCGGGCGGCGAACGGGTTCCGGGACACCCGGCCGCACCTGGCCCACCTGCAGGTGGTGCATCCGGACGACGTGCCGCGGTTCCGGCAGCTGGGCGCGACGGCGAACCTGCAGGCCTACTGGGCGTCGCACGAGCCGCAGATGGACGAGCTGACCATCCCGTTCCTGGGCGGAGAACTCGCCGGGCGGCAGTACCCGTTCGGGGACCTGTGGCGGGCCGGGGCACACCTGGCGGCCGGCAGTGACTGGCCGGTCAGCACACCGGATCCGTTGCAGGCGATCCACGTCGCGGTGAACCGGGTGCATCACGGCGCCGATCATCAGCCGTTCCTGCCGGAGCAGCGGCTCGGCCTGGCCACCGCGCTGGCGGCCTACACGGCCGGTTCGGCGTACGTGAACCGGCTCGACGACACCGGCACGATCCGTCCGGGGAACCGGGCCGACCTGGTGGTGCTGGACCGCGACCCGTTCCTGGCGCCGGCGGCGGAGATCGCGTCCACCCAGATCGTGTCGACCTGGGTGGACGGTGTGCGCGTCTTCGGCTGAGAACGAGAGCGCGACCTACTTCTCGTCGGTCGCCTCGTCCTCGTCGTGCTCGTCGCCTGCCTCGTCGGGCTGCGGGTGCCCGTGCCGGGCGTGCTGGACCGGGGCCGCTTCGATGACCTCGGCGACCGGCTCCTCCTCGACGTACTCGTTCATCTGCGGCGCGTCCACCCAGAGGGCGCGGAGCTGGCTCTGCATGAACCCGGTGAGCCGGCCACGGTACTCGCGGTCGAACTGCTCCAGGGCCTCGATCTGCTGCTGCAGCGCCTCACGCTTGACGCCGAGGCTGCCGACCACGTCGTCGTAGCGTTGCTGGGCCTGGTACTTGAGCTGTTCGGCACCGGCGTGCGCGTCGGCCCCGATGGTCTCGGCCCGGGACCGGGCGTCGGCCACGATCTTCTCCGCGGTGCGGCGGGCCTCCTCGGCACGGGCCTGCGCGTCGCGGGCCATCTGCTCGGCTCCGGCGCGGGCCTCGGCCAGCACCCGGTCGGCCTCCCGGCGCACGTTGTTGGCGTGCGCCTGCGCGTCCCGGGCGATCTGCTCGGCCGCCCCGAGGGCGTCCGTCCGGATCTTGTCCGCGTGGTGCTGGGCGCTTGCCACGTGCTCCTCGGCGGTGCGCTGCGCCAGCGCCAGCACCTGCAGAGCCTGGTTCGGCAGGCCAGGATTGGGGGAGATCACCGAATGCTCCGAGGTCTGACTGTCCGTCCCATTGAGAAGCACTTGGACACGATCCTTATCTGCAGGGGTGAGACAGGCACCCGGCCGGGTTGTCGTGAAGGGTGCGGCCGGAGCACTGGCCATGATCGGCGGATGCTACCAAGCCGGCCCGGCAGTCTGCGAGAGCGGCTTTGGTGGCCGCGTAAACACGCACAGTGCAGTTCGCATAATTGGACAAGTCTCGCATTAAGCTCATTTGGTCCCCCTCTCCGATAGTTCGAGGAAAAGCCATGGGTTTCCGCCGCACGCTGGCCGCATCAACCGTTCTGAGCTGTTTATTCTCCTCGTTCGCGACACCCGCGGAGGCGTATTCGGCAACCACGATGGCAGCCTGGACGATGGGTGAACCGCCGGGAAGCACCTGGATGGTGGACGCCAGTGGACGCGGTCATCACGGGCGAATCGGTCACGAGGTCGGCGTCGGCATGTTCGACGGTACGACGGTCGGATACCGCTTCGAACGGCTGGAACCGGACACTCCGCCCACCCGGCCCGGCCATCTGGTCAGCGTTCCCGACCAAACGGATCTTGACCCGGGGGAGCGGGACTTCGCGGTCTCGCTCCGGCTGAAGACCACTCACAAGTTCGGCAACATCATTCAGAAGGGTCAGGCGACCGTGTCCGGCGGCAACTGGAAGGTCCAGCTCCCCAACGGCCGGGCGACCTGCACCTTCCGCGGCGCCAAGGGGACGATCGAGCTGATCGCGCCGTACCGGATCAACGACGGCGGCTGGCACGTGGTCCGCTGCTCCCGGCTGCGGTCCGGCGTCTACCTGGCCATCGACGGGCGGCTCGCGGCCGGACGGGAGGGCTGGGTCGGCGCGATCGACAACGACTGGCCGGTCTCCATCGGCGGCAAGACCGACTGTGATCAGGTGAAGGTGGGCTGCGACTACTACGCGGGTGAACTGGACTGGGCGGTGATCCAGGCGGCACCGCCGGCGGAACGCTCCAGCCCGGCGGTCGCGGGACGGCGGTGACGGGCCGCCCGCCTCGCGGGGTAGGCCCGGACCGTTCGGTAGGCGTACCGGAAAAGGGAGAAGCCCGGCCCGGGGAGAACCCGGACCGGGCCGCTGGACCGGGCCGCTAGATCGTCAGGCCGCCCACTTGATGTAGGGGTTGACCTTGCCGGTCCAGTCGAAGACGGCCATGTTGTCCCAGCCGTCGCCGGTGCCGTTGATGTTCGCCGGGTCCCAGCCGTTGCCCTTGATGGCGTACCAGGTCGGTTCCCAGTAGAAGACGCCGATCGCACCGGCGTTGCGGGCAGTGTTCTGCACCCAGGTGAACTGCTGGGCCTGGCCCGCCGAAGTGGCCGGGATGCTGTCGCAGAGCACCGTGCCGGGGATCGAGTTCTTCTCGCTGTCGGCGTCCGCGGTGGTGAACTGGTATGCCGTCTCCGCGATGATCACCGGCTTGCCGTACCGGGTACGCACGTCGGTGATCACGTTGTACAGGTTGGCGAGCGTGCCGTGCCACATGCAGTAGTACGACAGCGCGGTGATGTCCCAGGTCACACCGGCCGCCTTGATACCGTCGTAGAACCAGCGCGCGTTGGTCATGCTGTCCGCGTCGGCGGTGTGGATGATGACCTGGGTACCGCTGTTGCAGGCCTTCGTCGCGTTGTAGCCCTGCTTCAGCAGCGCCGCCAGCGGGGCGAAGTTGCTGTTCACCACCTGGCCCTTGGGCCACAGCATGCCGACGTTGATCTCGTTGCCGATCTGCACACTGTCCGGCGTGAGGCCCGCTGACTTGAGGCTGCTGCACACGTCGTAGGTGTAGTTGTAGACCGCCGTCTGCAACTGGGCGAGCGTGTAGGACGCCCATGCCGCCGGCGGGTACTGCTTGCCGGGGTCGGCCCAGGTGTCGGAGTAGTGGAAATCGACCATCAGCTTCAGGCCCTTGGCCTTGATGGCCGCCGCCTGCTGGAGCACCTTGGCCTTGTTGTTGTAACCACTGGCCGGGTTGTTCCAGACACGCAGCCGGGCGTAGTTGACGCCGGCTGTCTTCAGGATGTCGTAGGCGTTCGCCTCGACTCCCGAGGCGTTGTAGTACTTACCGCCCAGATCGAGCGTGCGCTGCAGCGACGACACGTCGGCGCCGAGCATGGTGAGGGAGGCGGCTTGTGCGGGAGCGGGGTTTACCATCACGGCGATCGCGAGGACGGCGGCCGTGACGGCGGCCTTCATTTTCATGGTGGTGCTCCTTAAAACGGGGATTTACCGGAGCCAGCGGACATAGGGGTTGATGCGTCCGCTGTCGTCGAAGGTCGCCATGTTCTCCCAGGCGTTACCGGAGTTCTCGATGTCCTCGGTGTCCCAGCCGTTGCCGGCGATACCGGTCCAGGTGGGTTCCCAATAGAAGACACCGATGGCTCCCGCGTCACGCGCGGTGGTCTGCACGGCGGCGAACTGCTGCGCCTGGCCCTTCTGCGTGGCGGGGACACCATCGCAGGGAGCTTCCGACAGCATGATGTTCTCGAGGTGGTCGAAATTCTCGGTGGTGTACGGATAGGCCGTCTCGGCGATCACGACCGGCTTGCCGTAACGGGCTTTCACGTCACCGACGACCGTGGACAGGTTGGTGAGACTCCCGTGCCACATGCAGTAATAGGACAGCGCGGTGATGTCCCACTTCGCTCCCGCTGCGGTGATCCCGTCATAGAACCAGTGCGCGGCGTCGATGTTGCCGGCCAGTGCGGTGTGCACCATGACCTGAGTCTTCTTACTGCACGCTTTCGTCGCGTCATGACCGGCGTTGAGCAGTTTCGTGAGCGGCGTGAAGTCGCTGTTGTTCACATATCCGGTGGGCCACAGCATGCCGGTGTTGATCTCATTGCCGACCTGCACGCTGTCCGGTGTCGTGCCCTGCTTCTTCAAACTGCTGCAGACATCGTACGTGTAATCGTAGACGTCCTTCTCCAGCTGCTCCAGCGTGTGGCCGTCCCACGCTTTCGGGACGAATTGCTTGCCCGGGTCGGCCCACGTGTCGGAGTAATGGAAGTCGACGAGCAGCTTCATGCCCTTGGCCTTGGCCGCGCGGGCCTGTTGCAGAACCTTGGCCTTGTTCGAATAACCGCTGGTCGGGTTGTTCCAGATGCGCAGCCGGACGTAATTGACCCCGGCGTCCTGCAGAATCTCGTACGGATTGTCGCGCTTGCCGCGGACGTCGTAGAACTTCTGACCGAGTTCTAATGATCGCTGCAGGGTGGAGACGTCGGCGCCGCGCATTGTCAGGCCTTTTTGTTCATGCGCGGCGGCGGGGGAGGGGATCAGTGCCACCGCGAGGAAAGCGGCGACAGCGAGGGACGGTTTCATGACACTCCTTTTCGGTCTTCCGTGACAGAAAGGGCGTTTTTATAAAGGGTTTTTCAGGAGGGGGAACTACCGCGCACCACGAGAGAAGTGGGCACGGTGATGGAGAGCGGGGTGCGCCCGGCGATCACGTCGGTGAGCAGCCGGACCATCTCTTCGCTGATGCGTTCCATCGGGTTGCGCACGGTCGTCAGGGTCGGTTCGGTGGTGACCGCGAGCACCGAGTCGTCGAACCCGACCACCCGCACGTGACCGGGCACGTCCCGGCCGGCCTCGCGCAGCACCGGCAGGGTCGCGGCGGCCATCGCGTCCGAGGCCGCGAACACCCCGTCCACGTCCGGCACCCGGGCGAGCAGCGCGCGCATTCCCGCCGCGCCGCTCTCCCGGCTCCAGTCGCCGTGCTCGATGTACGCCGGGTCGACGGCGATCCCGGCCGCGATCAGCGCGTCGGTGTAGCCCCGCAGCCGGAACACCCCGCCGAACTGGTCCTGCGGCCCGGTGATCGTGGCGATCCGCCGGCAGCCGGCCGCGAGCAGATGCTCCACGGCCATCCGCCCGCCCATCCCGTCGTCGGCCGACACCGAACTGATCGACTCCTCGAACCCGAGCACCTGACCACAGGCCACGATCGGGATCTCGGCCTGCACCAGCTGCCGCAGCAGCGGGTCACCGGAGTGCGGCGACACCAGCAGCACCCCGTCGACGTGCCCGCCACCCAGGTAGGTGACGGTCCGCTCCCGTTCCTGAGGGGTGGAGGCGATCATCAATATCAGGGTCAGGCCCTGATCGGAGAGCGCCTGAGCCACCCCGCGCAGCAGCACCGCGAAGTTCGGGTCCTCGAACAGCAGGTGCTGCGGCTCGGTCAGCAGGAACGCGATCGACCCGGACTTCCCGGTGGCCAGCGAACGGGCGTGCGGGTTCGCCGTGTAACCGGTGCGGGCGATGGCGTCGGTGACCGACCTGACCGCTTCCGGGCTGACCCAGTCGCGTCCGTTGAGGACCCGGGAGACCGTCGCGTAGGAGACCCCGGCCTCGCGAGCGACATCGCGGATGGTGGGGCGTTTACGCGACACGTTCGGGATCATAGTCAGGCCTTCACTCCGCCGGCGGCCAGGTCGACCTGCCAGTACCGCTGCAGGGTCAGGAACAGCGCTATCAGCGGAACGATCGACACCAGTGCGCCGGTGACGACGGCGGTGTACATGGCCGGCTGGGCGGCGCCCTGGTTGAGCAGGCCGCTCAGCCCGACCGTGATCGGGTAGAGCCGGTCGTCGCCGAGCATGATGTACGGCAGCATGAAGTTGTTCCAGATCGCCACGAACTGGAACAGGAACACGGTCACCAGCCCGGTCCGCATCATCGGCAGTACCACCGTGCCGAAGGTGCGCCACTCTCCCGAGCCGTCGATCCGGGTCGCCTCCAGGATCTCGGTCGGCACCGACGCGGCCGCGAAGATCCGGGCCAGATAGATGCCGTACGGGCTGATGAAGCTGGGCAGCAGCACCGCCCAGTAGGTGTTGGTCATCCCGAGCTTGGCCAGCAGCAGGTACTGCGGGATGGCCAGGATGACGCCGGGCACCAGCACACCGGCCAGGATGATGTTGAAGGCCGCGCTCTTGCCGGGGAAGTCGAACTTGGCGAGCGCGTAACCGGCCATCGCCGAGACCAGCGTGGAGGCGGCGGCACCGACACCGGCGTAGAGAGCAGTGTTCGCCATCCAGCGCCAGTACAGGCCGTCCCGGTAACCGTTCAGGTCCACCAGGTTGTCCCACAGGTGGGTGCTGGGCATCAGGGTGAACGTGGAGAACAGCTCACTGGAGCTCTTCGACGAGGCGATCAGCACCCAGAGCACCGGGAGCAGGCAGTAGGCGGCACCGAGGAGGAGCAGCACGGTGGCCAGTGTGCTGCGTTTGTTCTTAAGCATCAGTCCTCCTGGTTGAAGGCCCGGCGCCCGACGAGCTTCAGGAAGCCGAAGGACAGGATGAACGTGGCGAGCGCGATGATCACCGAGGTGGCGGCGGCCGCGTAGAGGTCGTTACGGGCGAACGCGTCCCGGTAGACCTTCATCAGCGGCGTCCACGTGGTCGAGATCGTGTTGGCCAGCGGGCGCAGCGTCATCGGCTCGGCGAACACCTGCAGGGTGGCGATGAGCGAGAAGACGAAGGTCATCACCAGCGACGGCATCACGATCGGGATCTTGATGCGCCAGGCGATCGCGAGCTCCGAGGCGCCGTCGATGCGGGCCGACTCGTACAGGCTCGTCGGCACGGCACGCAGCGCCGTGTAGATGACGATCATGTTGAAGCCGGTGCCACCCCAGATCGCGATGTTCGCGACCGCCCACATCGTCAGACTGCTGGAGAGCAGGTTCGGCGCGGTGATCCCGACGGCCTCGAAGATGTCGGTGATCGGGCTGACCCGGGGCAGGTAGAGGAAACCCCAGAGCAGCGAGGCGACCACGGCCGGCACCGCGTACGGCAGGAAGATCGAGATCCGGGCGAACTTACCGATCGACTCGCGGGTCCGGTTCGCGTCCAGCAGCAGGGCGAAGAGCAGAGCCAGACCGAGCATCGTGGGTACGACGATCAGGCCGTACGCCCCGACCCGGTACACACTGGGCAGGAAATCGGGATCGGTCAGCGACCGGGTGTAGTTGTCCAGCCCGGCCCAGATCTCGGTCCGCGACTTGGACCCGAGTCCCAGGCCACTCACCTTGACCTTGCGCAGGCTCAGATAGCCGGCGTACACGATCGGCGCTGCCAGGAACGCGGCGAACAGGATCATGGCGGGGGCGAGGAACCCGTACGGAGTGCCGGTCCTCTTCGCCTTTCGGCGCCGGGGCGTGCCCGCCGTGGGCGCCGCGGTCTTCCTCGGTGCGGTGGTTGTCAGCGACATCGCCGATTCTTCCTTTCGGAGCGCTCCGGGTGGGTACGAGGGGGGCTGGCACCCACCCGGAGACGAACTCATCCGGCGACGGTGAACCCGGAGTTCTTCATGTCGTCGACGGTGGTCTTCTGCATGGTCGCCAGGGACTCGGTGAAGGCGGCGGCCTTCTTCGACTCGGCGGCCTTGGCGAAGGCGTCGTTGAACGCGCTGTAGGCGACGTTCACGTTCGGGCCGTAGGTGAACGGCGAGAGCTGCTTGGAGGCCTCACCGGCGATGGTGTAGTAGTCCGCCTGGTCCGCGAAGAACGCCGGCGGGGTGGTCAGCACACTGGTGGCGTCGTTGGAGGCCGGGTAGATGAACGCCGTGTCGGCGAGCAGCTTCAGCGACTCCGGGTCGCTGTTGAGCCAGGTGATGAACTGGGTGGCCTGCTTCTTGTGCTTCGACTGGGTCGTCACACTGGTGGCCGAACCGCCCCAGGCGCCGGTCTTCGGAGCCGCGGCGTCCCACTGCGGCATCGGGGCGGCCTTCCACTTGCCCTTGGTGTCCTTGGCGCTGCCGTCGAGCACACCCGGGGCCCAGACCGCGCTGACCCAGCCGACCTGGGTGCCGTCGTTGAGGGCCGCGTTCCACTCCGGGGTGTACATCGGCTTGTTGTCGATGACGCCCTTCTCCACCAGGCCACCCCAGTAGGAGGCGACCTTCTGGGTGGCCGCGTCGTTGATGTTGACGCTCCAGGCGTCCCCGTTCACACCCCACCAGGAGGCGCCGGCCTGCTGCGCGAGGCCGGTGAACAGACCCGCGTCGTTGGCCGAGAAGGTGCCCAGGTACTGCTTGGCGTCCGCCTTGTGGATCTTCTCTGCGGCGGCCGCGTAGTCGTCCCAGGTCTTCGGGGCCGCGATGCCGTTCTTCTCGAAGACGTCCGCGCGGTAGAAGAACATCAGCGGGCCGGAGTCCTGCGGGACACCGTAGGCCGCGTCCGAACCGAGGGAGACACCGCTCCACGCGCCGGCCGGGTACTTGTCCTTGATCGCGCCGACCTCGGCGGAGATGTCAGCGAGCGCGTCCGCGGAGACCAGCGTCGGCACCTTCTGGTACTCGGCCTGCATGATGTCCGGCGCGCCGGAACCCGCCTTGATCGCGGTCAGCAGCTTGGTGACGGCCGGGTCGCCGCCGTCCTGCTTGTTGACCGTGACCTGGATGTTCGGGTTCTTCGCGTTCCAGGCAGCCACGACCTTGTCCATGTTCGGAGTCCAGGTCCAGTAGGTCAGCTCGACCTTCTCGTTGGGGTCGACGGCCCCCTCGTCCGAGGAATCGGTGCTGCTGCAGGCGGAGCCGGTGAACAAAGCCGCCGCGGCGAGAGCCGCCATCAGCGGTGCGAATTTAGTCTTCATTGATCCTCCTTGATCGGCTTGGCCGAAAACGGGAAGCCGGAGACGGAAGCGTGTCGTTCAACACAACCCCTGTGACCGGTTACAGTGCTGGTGTTACGGCGATGTGTCAAGCCCTTGCGTCCGACCCGTTACGCCTGTGTATCGTTCGAGCCTGCCGGCCTGTGACC from Actinoplanes derwentensis includes these protein-coding regions:
- a CDS encoding amidohydrolase; amino-acid sequence: MSSAHADLIFSGGPVFSAGAGPATAVAVRGGRIAAVGDDLREFRGPRTEVVDLAGRLLLPGFQDAHVHAVMGGTELNQCDLTETTDLDEYLRRIAAYAAAHPDAQWIVGGGWSLESFPGGVPGRELLDRVVPDRPVYLINRDHHGAWVNSRALELAGITADTPDPEHGRIDRAADGSPAGGLQEGAMELVEHLLPEVTTADRVAGLRRAQELLHSLGVTAWQDAMVCATNGYPDVADAYLAAAEQGWLTATVVGALWWDRERGAEQIPDLLANRERFTVGRLRCDSVKLMLDGVAENFTAAMTEPYKDACGCVTANRGLSFIDPAALGGYVTALDAHGFQVHFHALGDRAVRDGLDAVAAARAANGFRDTRPHLAHLQVVHPDDVPRFRQLGATANLQAYWASHEPQMDELTIPFLGGELAGRQYPFGDLWRAGAHLAAGSDWPVSTPDPLQAIHVAVNRVHHGADHQPFLPEQRLGLATALAAYTAGSAYVNRLDDTGTIRPGNRADLVVLDRDPFLAPAAEIASTQIVSTWVDGVRVFG
- a CDS encoding LamG-like jellyroll fold domain-containing protein, which encodes MGEPPGSTWMVDASGRGHHGRIGHEVGVGMFDGTTVGYRFERLEPDTPPTRPGHLVSVPDQTDLDPGERDFAVSLRLKTTHKFGNIIQKGQATVSGGNWKVQLPNGRATCTFRGAKGTIELIAPYRINDGGWHVVRCSRLRSGVYLAIDGRLAAGREGWVGAIDNDWPVSIGGKTDCDQVKVGCDYYAGELDWAVIQAAPPAERSSPAVAGRR
- a CDS encoding glycoside hydrolase family 53 protein; translated protein: MKAAVTAAVLAIAVMVNPAPAQAASLTMLGADVSSLQRTLDLGGKYYNASGVEANAYDILKTAGVNYARLRVWNNPASGYNNKAKVLQQAAAIKAKGLKLMVDFHYSDTWADPGKQYPPAAWASYTLAQLQTAVYNYTYDVCSSLKSAGLTPDSVQIGNEINVGMLWPKGQVVNSNFAPLAALLKQGYNATKACNSGTQVIIHTADADSMTNARWFYDGIKAAGVTWDITALSYYCMWHGTLANLYNVITDVRTRYGKPVIIAETAYQFTTADADSEKNSIPGTVLCDSIPATSAGQAQQFTWVQNTARNAGAIGVFYWEPTWYAIKGNGWDPANINGTGDGWDNMAVFDWTGKVNPYIKWAA
- a CDS encoding glycoside hydrolase family 53 protein; translated protein: MKPSLAVAAFLAVALIPSPAAAHEQKGLTMRGADVSTLQRSLELGQKFYDVRGKRDNPYEILQDAGVNYVRLRIWNNPTSGYSNKAKVLQQARAAKAKGMKLLVDFHYSDTWADPGKQFVPKAWDGHTLEQLEKDVYDYTYDVCSSLKKQGTTPDSVQVGNEINTGMLWPTGYVNNSDFTPLTKLLNAGHDATKACSKKTQVMVHTALAGNIDAAHWFYDGITAAGAKWDITALSYYCMWHGSLTNLSTVVGDVKARYGKPVVIAETAYPYTTENFDHLENIMLSEAPCDGVPATQKGQAQQFAAVQTTARDAGAIGVFYWEPTWTGIAGNGWDTEDIENSGNAWENMATFDDSGRINPYVRWLR
- a CDS encoding LacI family DNA-binding transcriptional regulator, coding for MSRKRPTIRDVAREAGVSYATVSRVLNGRDWVSPEAVRSVTDAIARTGYTANPHARSLATGKSGSIAFLLTEPQHLLFEDPNFAVLLRGVAQALSDQGLTLILMIASTPQERERTVTYLGGGHVDGVLLVSPHSGDPLLRQLVQAEIPIVACGQVLGFEESISSVSADDGMGGRMAVEHLLAAGCRRIATITGPQDQFGGVFRLRGYTDALIAAGIAVDPAYIEHGDWSRESGAAGMRALLARVPDVDGVFAASDAMAAATLPVLREAGRDVPGHVRVVGFDDSVLAVTTEPTLTTVRNPMERISEEMVRLLTDVIAGRTPLSITVPTSLVVRGSSPS
- a CDS encoding carbohydrate ABC transporter permease — encoded protein: MLKNKRSTLATVLLLLGAAYCLLPVLWVLIASSKSSSELFSTFTLMPSTHLWDNLVDLNGYRDGLYWRWMANTALYAGVGAAASTLVSAMAGYALAKFDFPGKSAAFNIILAGVLVPGVILAIPQYLLLAKLGMTNTYWAVLLPSFISPYGIYLARIFAAASVPTEILEATRIDGSGEWRTFGTVVLPMMRTGLVTVFLFQFVAIWNNFMLPYIMLGDDRLYPITVGLSGLLNQGAAQPAMYTAVVTGALVSIVPLIALFLTLQRYWQVDLAAGGVKA
- a CDS encoding carbohydrate ABC transporter permease, which gives rise to MSLTTTAPRKTAAPTAGTPRRRKAKRTGTPYGFLAPAMILFAAFLAAPIVYAGYLSLRKVKVSGLGLGSKSRTEIWAGLDNYTRSLTDPDFLPSVYRVGAYGLIVVPTMLGLALLFALLLDANRTRESIGKFARISIFLPYAVPAVVASLLWGFLYLPRVSPITDIFEAVGITAPNLLSSSLTMWAVANIAIWGGTGFNMIVIYTALRAVPTSLYESARIDGASELAIAWRIKIPIVMPSLVMTFVFSLIATLQVFAEPMTLRPLANTISTTWTPLMKVYRDAFARNDLYAAAATSVIIALATFILSFGFLKLVGRRAFNQED
- a CDS encoding ABC transporter substrate-binding protein, with amino-acid sequence MKTKFAPLMAALAAAALFTGSACSSTDSSDEGAVDPNEKVELTYWTWTPNMDKVVAAWNAKNPNIQVTVNKQDGGDPAVTKLLTAIKAGSGAPDIMQAEYQKVPTLVSADALADISAEVGAIKDKYPAGAWSGVSLGSDAAYGVPQDSGPLMFFYRADVFEKNGIAAPKTWDDYAAAAEKIHKADAKQYLGTFSANDAGLFTGLAQQAGASWWGVNGDAWSVNINDAATQKVASYWGGLVEKGVIDNKPMYTPEWNAALNDGTQVGWVSAVWAPGVLDGSAKDTKGKWKAAPMPQWDAAAPKTGAWGGSATSVTTQSKHKKQATQFITWLNSDPESLKLLADTAFIYPASNDATSVLTTPPAFFADQADYYTIAGEASKQLSPFTYGPNVNVAYSAFNDAFAKAAESKKAAAFTESLATMQKTTVDDMKNSGFTVAG